The proteins below are encoded in one region of Bifidobacterium catenulatum DSM 16992 = JCM 1194 = LMG 11043:
- the sufC gene encoding Fe-S cluster assembly ATPase SufC, with the protein MSTLEIKDLYAHVETKDGIKPILKGVNLTVNSGETHAIMGPNGSGKSTLAYTLAGHPKYVVDSGQVLLDGEDILKMTPDERAKAGVFLAMQYPVEVPGVSMTNFLRTAKTEVDGKAPAIRTWTKELSEAMKRLKMDPKFATRSVNEGFSGGEKKRAEVLQLELLKPKFAILDETDSGLDVDALRIVSEGVNRAKEANQFGILMVTHYTRILKYIKPDIVHVFAAGHFVKTGGPELADELEEFGYDAYLPEGADSESALA; encoded by the coding sequence ATGTCAACTCTTGAAATCAAAGATCTGTACGCGCACGTCGAAACCAAGGACGGCATCAAGCCGATTCTCAAAGGCGTGAACCTGACTGTCAACTCCGGTGAAACCCATGCCATCATGGGACCGAACGGATCTGGCAAATCCACGCTGGCATACACGCTGGCGGGCCACCCCAAGTACGTGGTCGATTCCGGACAGGTGCTGCTAGACGGCGAAGACATCCTCAAGATGACTCCGGACGAGCGAGCCAAAGCAGGTGTTTTTTTGGCCATGCAGTATCCGGTCGAAGTGCCGGGTGTGTCGATGACCAATTTCCTGCGCACCGCAAAAACCGAAGTCGACGGCAAGGCTCCAGCCATCCGTACCTGGACCAAGGAACTGTCTGAAGCGATGAAGCGCCTGAAGATGGATCCGAAGTTCGCCACCCGTTCCGTGAACGAGGGTTTCTCCGGCGGTGAGAAGAAGCGTGCCGAAGTGCTGCAGCTCGAGCTTCTCAAGCCGAAGTTCGCCATCCTTGACGAAACCGACTCCGGTTTGGATGTCGACGCGTTGCGTATCGTCTCCGAGGGCGTGAACCGCGCCAAGGAAGCCAACCAGTTCGGCATCCTCATGGTCACGCATTACACGCGAATCCTCAAGTACATCAAGCCGGATATTGTGCATGTGTTTGCGGCCGGCCACTTCGTCAAGACTGGTGGCCCTGAACTGGCCGACGAGCTTGAGGAATTTGGATATGACGCATACCTGCCGGAAGGTGCCGACTCCGAAAGCGCGCTGGCATGA
- a CDS encoding SufS family cysteine desulfurase has product MTDFAAIRKEFPILNQKIHGHQLVYLDSAATSQKPQCVIDAESDFYRTINAGVHRGAHELAARSTMAFEEARAKVARLVGASTVEGEEEIVVTSGATAGLNLLATAFGNASQGRGGEAARRFAVKSGDEIVVSKAEHHSVLLPFQELAARTGATLKWFDLDDEGRILANTADEVITERTKIVAVTHVGNTTGAITDIAPIVKRAHEVGAVVVLDACQSVPHLKIDLHALDVDFAAWSAHKMYGPTGVGFLYGKREMLEALPPANFGGSMVELAWMDQEAQYMAPPARFEAGTQPVAQVVAAGVAAEWLMNIGMENLEAHERVIAGELLKMGQIEGVRILGPHANERRIGTVAFEIEGVHPHDVGQFIDAQGIAIRVGHHCAQPVHRHFGVYASNRASSGIYNCVEDAQALVEALKKVRPFFGVK; this is encoded by the coding sequence ATGACCGATTTCGCAGCGATCCGTAAGGAATTCCCGATTCTCAATCAGAAGATTCACGGCCATCAGCTTGTTTATTTGGATTCCGCGGCGACTTCTCAGAAGCCGCAATGCGTGATTGACGCCGAAAGCGATTTCTATCGCACCATCAACGCCGGTGTGCATCGTGGAGCGCATGAACTTGCCGCACGCAGCACCATGGCGTTCGAGGAGGCGCGTGCCAAGGTGGCGCGTCTTGTCGGAGCCAGTACGGTTGAAGGCGAGGAAGAAATCGTCGTCACTTCCGGTGCCACGGCAGGATTGAATCTGTTGGCGACCGCCTTCGGCAACGCATCCCAAGGGCGTGGGGGAGAAGCGGCACGACGTTTCGCTGTGAAGTCGGGAGACGAGATCGTCGTATCCAAGGCTGAGCATCATTCTGTGTTGCTGCCATTCCAGGAGCTTGCCGCACGTACTGGAGCGACACTGAAATGGTTTGATCTGGACGATGAAGGACGAATCCTTGCCAACACCGCAGATGAGGTGATCACTGAGCGCACGAAGATCGTGGCCGTCACCCATGTGGGCAATACCACTGGTGCCATCACCGATATTGCGCCGATTGTGAAGCGTGCGCACGAGGTGGGCGCAGTGGTTGTGCTTGACGCGTGTCAGTCCGTGCCGCACCTGAAGATCGATTTACACGCATTGGACGTGGATTTCGCTGCATGGAGTGCGCATAAGATGTACGGTCCAACGGGCGTCGGCTTCCTATATGGTAAGCGTGAGATGCTCGAAGCGTTGCCTCCGGCGAATTTCGGCGGATCCATGGTAGAACTTGCCTGGATGGATCAGGAAGCGCAATATATGGCACCTCCGGCACGTTTCGAGGCGGGTACGCAGCCGGTTGCCCAAGTCGTGGCAGCAGGTGTTGCAGCCGAGTGGCTAATGAACATTGGCATGGAAAATCTTGAAGCCCACGAACGCGTTATCGCAGGCGAACTGCTCAAGATGGGACAGATCGAGGGTGTACGCATTCTTGGACCGCATGCTAATGAGCGACGTATCGGCACGGTTGCTTTCGAAATCGAAGGCGTTCACCCGCATGACGTCGGCCAGTTCATCGATGCGCAAGGCATCGCCATCCGTGTCGGTCATCATTGCGCGCAGCCGGTGCACCGCCATTTCGGTGTATATGCATCCAACCGTGCATCCAGTGGCATCTACAACTGCGTCGAAGACGCACAGGCGTTGGTTGAGGCGTTGAAGAAGGTCCGTCCGTTCTTTGGAGTTAAGTAA
- the sufU gene encoding Fe-S cluster assembly sulfur transfer protein SufU, translating into MSDFAMSGDDLEQMYQEVILEASKNPHGKERFAPDLASENAFQTGNATVQAVHEYCTPGESHQFNPTCGDEATVHVEVSDQEPHVIERLVWDGHGCSISQASLSVMVDLVEGKTVDEAMNLANTFHKLMESRGKGLDDESAEESLEDGIVFQGVSKYPMRIKCALLGWEGMKDSVAKALSAKA; encoded by the coding sequence ATGAGTGATTTTGCAATGTCTGGCGACGATCTCGAGCAGATGTACCAAGAGGTCATTCTCGAAGCCTCAAAGAATCCGCATGGCAAGGAGCGTTTCGCTCCAGATCTGGCTTCTGAAAATGCCTTCCAAACGGGAAATGCCACGGTTCAGGCGGTTCACGAGTATTGCACTCCTGGCGAGTCCCATCAGTTCAATCCGACCTGTGGAGACGAGGCCACCGTGCACGTGGAGGTTTCCGACCAGGAGCCGCATGTTATCGAACGACTGGTGTGGGACGGTCATGGTTGTTCCATTTCACAGGCCAGCCTTTCGGTGATGGTCGACCTTGTGGAAGGCAAAACCGTGGATGAGGCCATGAACTTGGCTAATACCTTCCATAAGCTCATGGAATCACGTGGCAAGGGACTGGATGATGAATCCGCGGAAGAATCCCTTGAGGATGGCATCGTTTTTCAAGGAGTGTCCAAGTATCCGATGCGCATCAAATGCGCATTGCTTGGTTGGGAAGGAATGAAGGATTCCGTAGCTAAGGCGTTGTCTGCGAAAGCGTGA
- a CDS encoding metal-sulfur cluster assembly factor, whose amino-acid sequence MSDTLVPEPQASIFDSVAKALGNDEAAARRVMLNPNLAKGFKDGKPVEIEHENIKQDACGCGNQAGVCGCSEEQDDGIALKAVDDIGRATAADVKEALHQVIDPELGIDVIDLGLVYGIEIDELGRAIITMTLTTPACPLTDLIEDECASTLAGLVEEFRIDWTWQPRWSMEKITPEGREQLAALGFNFDNLPKY is encoded by the coding sequence ATGAGCGATACCTTGGTACCAGAACCGCAAGCCTCGATTTTCGATTCCGTTGCCAAGGCATTGGGCAATGACGAGGCCGCTGCGCGTCGCGTCATGCTTAACCCTAATCTCGCCAAAGGATTCAAGGACGGCAAACCAGTGGAAATCGAACACGAGAACATCAAGCAAGATGCTTGTGGCTGCGGCAATCAGGCTGGAGTATGCGGCTGTTCCGAGGAGCAGGATGACGGCATCGCATTGAAGGCTGTCGATGATATCGGACGTGCGACCGCCGCCGATGTGAAGGAAGCGCTGCATCAGGTCATTGATCCGGAACTTGGCATTGACGTGATTGATTTGGGCTTGGTATATGGCATTGAGATCGATGAGCTTGGCCGTGCCATCATCACGATGACGCTGACCACTCCGGCGTGCCCGCTGACCGATTTGATTGAAGACGAGTGCGCAAGCACCCTTGCAGGTCTCGTTGAGGAATTCCGTATCGATTGGACATGGCAGCCGCGTTGGAGCATGGAAAAGATCACTCCGGAAGGACGCGAACAGTTGGCTGCGCTTGGCTTCAACTTCGATAACCTTCCGAAATACTGA
- the glgC gene encoding glucose-1-phosphate adenylyltransferase: MAKNPKILSIVLAGGEGTRLMPLTRDRAKPAVPFGGVFRLIDFPLSNLVNSGYMQTVVLTQYKSHSLDRHISTVWRFSPLLGNYVSPVPAQQRLGKHWYLGSADAVYQTINIIEDVQPDIVVIVGADHVYRMDFQQMVQQHIESGAEFTVAGIRQPISQSNQFGVIEVDPEHPGMIKSFQEKPQTTTGLPDDPNSILASMGNYVANTDALFEALALDEKAEDTKHDMGGDIAPYFAARNEAGVYDFNSNEIPGATPTDHAYWRDVGTLKQFYDAHMDLISYVPEFNLYNTEWPIYTLSGNLPPAKFVHAGRDRLGHATDSIVSPGVIVSGGEVHHSVLSPNVRIHSWSQVVDSILFDGVTINRRARVYKAILDKNVVLTENSTVGIDTEHDLARGFTVTPEGITVVPKGTVVDD, encoded by the coding sequence ATGGCGAAGAATCCGAAAATTCTTTCCATCGTTCTTGCAGGTGGTGAAGGCACTCGTCTGATGCCTTTGACCAGGGACCGAGCAAAACCGGCCGTTCCATTCGGCGGCGTGTTCCGACTGATTGACTTCCCGTTGAGCAATTTGGTCAATTCTGGCTACATGCAGACCGTGGTGCTCACCCAGTACAAATCCCATTCGCTCGATCGCCACATTTCCACAGTGTGGCGTTTCTCGCCGTTGCTCGGCAACTATGTCTCCCCTGTTCCTGCCCAGCAGCGTCTCGGCAAGCACTGGTATCTCGGCTCGGCCGACGCCGTCTATCAGACCATCAACATCATCGAAGACGTGCAGCCGGATATTGTGGTGATCGTCGGTGCCGACCACGTCTACCGTATGGACTTCCAGCAGATGGTGCAGCAGCACATCGAATCCGGTGCGGAGTTCACGGTGGCGGGTATTCGCCAGCCGATTAGCCAGTCCAACCAGTTTGGCGTGATCGAGGTTGATCCGGAACACCCAGGCATGATCAAAAGCTTCCAGGAAAAGCCGCAGACCACGACTGGCCTGCCAGATGATCCGAACTCCATCCTCGCTTCCATGGGTAATTACGTTGCCAACACGGACGCCCTGTTCGAGGCTTTGGCGCTCGACGAAAAGGCCGAAGACACCAAGCATGATATGGGTGGCGATATCGCCCCGTACTTCGCGGCTCGCAATGAGGCCGGCGTCTACGACTTCAATTCCAACGAGATTCCGGGAGCGACGCCGACCGATCATGCCTACTGGCGCGATGTGGGTACTCTGAAGCAGTTCTACGATGCACATATGGATCTGATTTCCTATGTGCCGGAGTTCAATCTGTACAACACCGAATGGCCGATTTACACGTTGTCCGGCAACCTGCCGCCTGCAAAGTTCGTGCATGCCGGTCGTGACCGTCTTGGGCACGCCACCGATTCGATCGTCTCCCCCGGCGTCATCGTGTCGGGCGGCGAAGTGCACCATTCCGTACTTTCACCGAACGTGCGTATCCACTCGTGGTCGCAGGTCGTCGATTCGATTTTGTTTGACGGCGTGACCATCAATCGTCGAGCACGCGTCTACAAGGCGATTCTCGACAAAAATGTTGTGCTTACCGAGAATTCGACCGTCGGTATCGATACTGAACATGATCTGGCTCGTGGCTTCACCGTCACGCCGGAAGGCATCACTGTGGTGCCGAAGGGTACCGTGGTCGACGACTGA
- a CDS encoding TrmH family RNA methyltransferase → MQFIHLVSIDDERVAAYTNLTEIQLRNKLEPSKGLFIAESPKVIDRALAANREPISLLVEEPWIEGMAETFTLIDNRWGTDIPVYVASPEQLKQLTGYRLHRGALAAMKRWPLPSVEEVCRGARRIAVMENIVDHTNVGALMRSAAALDVDAVLVTPSCGDPLYRRAARVSMGTVFQIPWTRIGGDDRHYWPFTGMQELHDLGFTTVAMALEDDSISLEELVRRLNNADDEKDHIDKLALIFGTEGDGLSHHTISRADLTVKIPMSHGVDSLNVAASSAVAFYSTAVH, encoded by the coding sequence ATGCAGTTCATCCATCTTGTTTCCATTGACGACGAGCGCGTGGCGGCATACACAAATCTTACGGAAATCCAGCTTCGCAACAAGCTTGAACCCAGCAAAGGCCTGTTCATCGCGGAATCGCCAAAAGTCATTGACAGGGCGCTTGCCGCCAACCGAGAGCCGATATCGCTGCTGGTCGAAGAACCGTGGATTGAAGGCATGGCTGAAACCTTCACGCTCATCGACAACCGATGGGGCACCGACATTCCCGTGTACGTGGCCTCCCCCGAACAGCTCAAGCAGCTGACCGGCTATCGGCTGCACCGAGGCGCATTGGCTGCGATGAAGCGTTGGCCTTTGCCCAGCGTCGAGGAAGTCTGCCGAGGGGCACGCCGCATCGCGGTCATGGAAAATATCGTCGACCACACCAATGTCGGCGCGCTTATGCGCTCCGCGGCTGCATTGGATGTCGATGCCGTGCTGGTGACGCCTTCTTGCGGCGATCCGCTGTATCGGCGCGCCGCCCGCGTGTCGATGGGCACGGTGTTTCAGATTCCGTGGACGCGCATCGGCGGAGATGATAGGCATTACTGGCCGTTCACCGGCATGCAGGAATTGCACGATCTTGGATTCACAACCGTTGCGATGGCTCTTGAAGACGACTCCATTTCGTTGGAAGAGCTCGTTCGCCGCTTGAACAATGCCGACGACGAAAAGGACCATATTGACAAGTTGGCGCTGATTTTCGGCACTGAGGGCGACGGCCTGTCGCATCACACCATTTCCCGTGCCGATCTGACGGTGAAGATTCCCATGAGCCACGGAGTGGACAGTCTTAACGTCGCCGCTTCGAGCGCCGTAGCCTTCTATTCAACAGCTGTTCACTGA
- a CDS encoding 16S rRNA (uracil(1498)-N(3))-methyltransferase: protein MTDALFLLDTEHDDVPVNSDELNAGWKLTLPQSVRRHAIQAMRLKDGDELQLSDGRGLRIHAVLCDAQQGIAQVSSFSKEQQPVTKLALVQALAKTGHDEQAIDTATQIGVDEVIPWQADRSIAKWKVGRTDKKWRQVLESATEQSRRSWTPELGECVASKQLVAICKRACVRGDMVIVLHQDATKTWNQLEESIAALSDKCLQDGRQRTVYVVVGPEGGIGDAEIESFTDAGAEVCVLGSNILRASTAGPVALSLLARALGRFV, encoded by the coding sequence ATGACTGATGCCCTTTTTCTGCTTGATACGGAACATGATGATGTGCCTGTGAACAGCGATGAGCTGAACGCCGGATGGAAATTGACGTTGCCTCAATCGGTACGTCGTCACGCCATTCAGGCCATGCGTCTGAAAGACGGTGATGAGTTGCAGCTTTCCGATGGTAGGGGATTGCGCATCCATGCGGTGCTGTGCGACGCGCAGCAGGGAATCGCGCAAGTGTCGAGTTTCAGCAAGGAGCAGCAACCCGTCACCAAGCTCGCTTTGGTTCAGGCGCTGGCCAAAACAGGGCATGATGAACAGGCCATCGACACGGCAACGCAGATCGGTGTGGACGAGGTAATTCCATGGCAGGCCGATCGTTCCATCGCCAAATGGAAGGTGGGGCGTACCGACAAGAAGTGGAGGCAAGTGCTTGAGTCGGCCACCGAACAATCGCGACGTTCCTGGACGCCTGAATTGGGGGAGTGCGTGGCCAGCAAGCAGTTGGTCGCCATATGCAAACGTGCCTGCGTGCGCGGCGATATGGTAATCGTGCTGCATCAGGATGCCACCAAAACCTGGAACCAGTTGGAGGAATCGATCGCGGCGCTTTCCGACAAGTGCCTGCAGGATGGTCGCCAGCGTACCGTGTACGTGGTGGTCGGGCCGGAAGGTGGTATCGGCGACGCGGAAATCGAGTCTTTTACCGACGCCGGAGCCGAAGTATGCGTGCTCGGAAGTAACATTCTGCGGGCGTCCACGGCCGGTCCGGTCGCATTATCGTTGCTCGCACGGGCGCTGGGACGTTTCGTTTGA